DNA sequence from the Brevundimonas sp. NIBR10 genome:
TCTATGTGGATCGCGAGACGCGGAGGCCCAAGGCGCTGGGGGAGGCAATGCGTGCCTTCCTAACTCGCCTGACCTAGTCGTCCAGATAGCCGATCAGGGTCAGCGCCCCGACGGCCGTCAGCACGCCCAGAGCGAAGGCCGCGACGATGGAGCCGGTGGCGACGGCGGTGGAGACGTTGATGGGCCTGGCCTCGTACCATTCGACGATGTCGGCCTCATCGAGGTCGTCGTCGGCGTAGTTGTCGGCTTCGGAGGCGTAATCGGGTGCGGACATCGTTTCTTCCCTTCGGGAGGCGCTACCGCTCGCGACGCGGTCGCTCGCTGCTTGAGCGCCCTTTGCGGTAGTGTGGTCGTCCTCGCTTAATCCACGTCAGGCTTGGCGGTTCCGCAAAGGTGACAGGCGCACGGCCATCGGCTAGACGCGCTGCCTGATCCAAACACGGAACGCGCTCAAGCAGCGAGCGACCGCGTCGCGAGCGATAGCGCCCTAAAGAGACAAGCATGGCCGGTCATTCCAAATTCAAGAACATCATGCACCGCAAGGGACGCGCCGACGCGGTGCGGTCCAAGCTGTTCTCCAAACTGTCGCGCGACATCACCGTGGCGGCCAAGTCGGGGATGCCCGATCCGGCCCTGAACCCGCGCCTGCGCCTGGCCGTCAACAACGCCAAGGCCGAGAGCCTGCCCAAGGACGTGATCCAGCGCGCCATCAACAAGGCGGCCGGCGGCGACGTCGATACGATGGAAGAGGTCCGCTACGAGGGGCGTGGCCCCGGCGGCGTGGGCATCATCGTCGAGGCCCTGACCGACAACCGGAACCGCGCCAACTCCAACATCGGCACGGCCTTTAAGAAGAACGGCGGGGCATTGGGCGAGATGAACTCGGTCGCCTTCATGTGGGACAAGGTCGGCCAGATCATCTACCGCGCCGAAGCGGGCACCGAGGACGCCGTGATGGAGGCCGCCATCGAGGCCGGCGCCCAGGACGTCGAGAGCGATCTGGTCAAGCCCGACATCTATGAGGACGCGCCAGGCCACACCATCTGGACCGCCTTCGAGGACCTGAACGAGGTCGCCGAGGCCATGTCCAAGATCCTGGGCGACGCCAAGTCCACCGCCATCGTGTGGAAGCCCCAGTCGGAGGTGCCGATCACGGGCGAGCACGTCACGACCCTGATGAAGCTGCTGGACGCCCTGGACGCCGAGGACGACGTGCAGAACGTCTATTCCAACGAAAGCATCTCGGACGAGGACCTGGCCAAGCTGGGCTGACGTCAGGTCCCGTGGGCTGGTGGCGGCCGGCGGTTCGGCGCAGGCTGCGACGATGACAACGTCGCACTGCTGGGCCGCCGGCCTCCTGCTGGTCACCACCCTCGCCCTCGGATCGCCTGCCCTCGGCCAGACGGAGCAGCAGCGTTCCGGCTTCGACGTGGCGGCGGCGCTGGACCTCAGTGAGGAGCAGCTCTCCTGGATGGCGGCGGTGGACGAGCTGGGACCGAACCATCCGGTGAGCCTGGACCGTGAGGCGATCTTCGCCATGACCCTTAGCGACGCGGGGGACTTCGACACGGCGATGTTTCGCTGGAGACGGCTGGTGGGGGTGTTCTCAAAGCCGGCGACCGCGCCGCAAGACCCCCGCATGCTGACCCTGGCGCGCATCTTCCTGGCCGAGGCGATGCTGAAGCTGGGCGACAGGGTTCGGGGCGAGCCCCTGGCCCAGGCCGCTTACGAGGAGTCGGTGCGGATGTTCGGCGTCTCGGACCAGCGGTATACCGACCGTATCCGGGGGGCGCTCACCGAACAGGCCCTGAGGGTTGGAGATTTCGACGCGGCGGCGCGATGGCTTGTCGAGACCGTGGAAGCCGAGATCGCGGATACCGGCCCGAGCGATCGCACAGCCGGCTTTGGCGGCTCGGCCGCCGACATATTGATCGAGGCGAACAGGCCCGCAGATGCGCGCGCCATCCTGATCCGTAGCGCGGGACCGGAGGGCGGGCCCTATACGGAGGCCAACCGGCTGAAACTCCTGGAGCTTCAAGAGGACTGGGAGTCTCTTGAGTCGGCAGCGGCCGCCTATTCCGCGAAACGCCGCCAGGACGCAACGCCTGCCGCGATTTCCGACGCCCAGTCGGCGGATCTGGCGCGAGTTAACGCCATGATCCATCTGGCCCGGCGCGGACGACCGGCAGACTACGCGACGGCGGTGACGGTGCTGGATCGGGTCCGCACGGAGCAGGAGGCCGACCCGACGAAATCGGGTCTGACCGGCACACTGACACATCAGGCCGATGTTTACGCCCTATGGCCGGGACACCAGGACCTGGATCGCGCCGTTGAGGTCTGGACGGCCATCGTCGATCTCAGAAGAAACACATTGGGCGACAACGCTCGACTGACCTGGTCGGCGCGACTGGGTCAGGCGATCGCGCTCAAGAACGCCGGCCGTGCGGACATGGCGGAACGCGTCTTTCGGACCGTGCTGGGGGCTCCGCGCGATCTGACCACCGCCGAGGATCGAATGTACGCGTCAATCGGCGTCTCGATCCTGCGCGCCGACGCCGGGGATCCGCCAGGGGCCTATGCGGTCCTGAGGTCTGCAGGTCGCGACTATCTCGACTACGTCCGCCAACCTGCGCAAAGGCGGGAGGCGCGATCCTCGCTTGACGGGTTCAACGAGGTCTATCGCGCTCAGGTCAGTGCGGCCTGGGGATATTCCGGTCGTCTTGCGAAGGCAGGATGAGCAGAGGCCTTCCGGGCAGGAACGGCCGGTCCGGAGACGTCAGGTCCGGTCGGTTGATCGGCTGATCCGGCGGAGGCATGACTGCGGCATGCGCGCCCTGCCGGCCCTGATCGTTCTGCTGTCCGCCGGGACGCTAATCCCATCCGGCGCCCTTGCGGCCACTCAGGCCGTCGCGCCCGCCGAAACCCCCGCCCTGATGGCGGCGCGCCGGCTGTACGCCAAGGCCTTGAAAGAACCGCAGGGCGAACAGGGGACGGCGGCGATCAACGCCCGTTGGACCCTGGCCACCCAGTTGGTCGAGAACAGCCTGTTCGCAGAGGGTGAGGCCGAGTTTCGCGGCCTTGAGGCGATCCTGCTGCCGAGACTCGGCGCGGATGACCGCAACCTGATCGCGATCCAGTCCCAGATCGCCAACGCCCGACTGGGACAGGAAAAGTGGGCGGAAGCGGCCGAGATCGCCCTGCCGGCCTATGAGCGTGCTCTGGCCCTGTATGGCCCAGACCACGCCACCACCCACGACCTGCGCATGGCGATGGCCAGCAGCCTGGCCAATCTGGAACGCTACGCCGAAAGCGAACCCTATGCCCGGGCCGGGTTCGACTATCTGAGGCGCACGGGCGGCGATCAGGACGCGGCCGACATCGCGGCCACACTGGCCCTGATCTACGATCGTCTGGACCGGCCCGACGAGGCCCGGGCGGTCATGCGGCTCGTCGAGGGCGACGACCCCATACGTCGGCTGTTCAACGACGCCGAGCGAACCGAGGATCCGGCCGACGAGGCCCGGGCCTGGCAACGGGTTCTCGACGCCCTGCCGGCCGACGACGCGCGACGGACCGATGTGGAGGTCAAACTGGCCTTCGCCCTGGCCATGTCGGGCAGTGCGGAGGATCCCGGACCCGCGCGAGAAGCCGTCGCCCGCGCACGGACCCTGCTGGCTCATGCCGAGGCAAACGGGCTGACGGAACTCAGGGACCAGGCAAACCAGATCCTGGCCCTGGGGCTGGCGCTTCTCGATGATGAGGATGCCGCCGCAGGAGAACAGGCCCGGGCGATCGCCCTGGAGCGTCTGGAGACCGCACGGCGTACTATGGGCGACAACCACAAGAGCACGATCGACGCCCGTCTCTACTACGCCATGATGGCCAGTCTGCAGCTTCCACCGGAGATCGTCCTGGCGGAGCTCGATATTGTGGATGCCTGGATCGAGGCCAACCCCGGGGCCTTCGACGCCCAGACGGTCGCCTTCGCCGCGATGGCGCGCGCAGCCGTCCTGGGTGAGAAGAAGGATCTCGGTGGTGCCTATCGCGCCATGGCGCGCGCGACCGGGGCGATGCAGAGCGTCGCACTGGAGCGGATCGACCACAGCCGCAGAGCCTACCTCGACCACTGGGGGCGACTGTTCCAGGTCCAGGTCAAATGGGCGTGGCGGTATTCCGACGCTCTGGACGGCGGGCCCGTCGCGTCTGCAACCGGAACCCCGACGGCACAGGCGGATTAAGGCAGGCCCGATACCGCCAAGCCTGGACCCCGCCCCATGGATATCACCCAGCTGATCCTCGACGACCACGCCGAACAGCGCCGCCTGTTCGCCATTCTGGAACAGATCGACGCGACGGATGTGGACGCCCTGACCAAGGTCTGGGGCCGGCTGTCGGCGTTTCTGGACGTCCATGCCGAGGCCGAGGAACGGTTCTTCTATCCTGAACTGCTGAAGCGCGGCGAAGGCGCCAACGACGCCGAGGACGGCACGGTCGAGGGCGAGACCGAGGACGCCATCGAGGACCACAACAAGCTGCGCGACGCGGTCGCCGCCGCCAACCGTCTGCCGGTCGGATCCGGTGCCTGGATCGAGGCCGTGGGCAAGGCCAATGTCGTCAACTCAAAACATATGGGCGAGGAGGAACGTCAGGGGCTGACCGACTTCCGCCGCCGCGCACCGATCGCCGTGCGCCATGAGCTGGCCGTCAAGTTCGCCGCCTTCGAGGCCGATCACCTGCTCGGGATCAAGCCGGTCAACAAGGACCCCGAGGCCTATATCGAAAAGCACGGCTGATCCGGATCAGATTTCGACAGTGCCCATACGGCCTCGCCGTTGTATCCGACATCATGGGTACGAGCGGCATGAGACGAGCGGGGCGGTCGGCGATCGCCGCACTATTGGCCGCAACCGTGGCGGTTGTCCCACCGGCGCTGCCGGCACCGGCGGCGGCTCAGCAGACACCGACGGGGGCTTCAGCCGGACCCGTACGCATCCGGACCTATCTCAACCAGTCGGCAGTCGCACCCCGTCCGCCCGCCGATGACGGCGGTGCCAACGCGATTCTGGCCCGGGCCCAGAACGATATGGCGGCAGGCCGAAACGCAGAGGCCGAGGCCGGGTTTCGCCGGTCATTGGACATCCTGAAAACCCGGCCCTCCACCCCGTCGGATCAGGTCGAGGCGGTGACGAGCATGCTGGCCTTCTTGCTGGCCTCGACCGGACGGACAGCGGAGGCAGAGGCGTTGGCGCGGCCGATCGACCTCGGTGGCCTGCCGCCCGCCCATGCCGCGCGCCAGCGCGCCAGCTTCGTCCTGGCCATCGCCGCTGCCACCCAGGGGCGGTACCTGGAGGCGGCCGAACGGCTGAAGGGACTGGTCGACATGGCCCTGGCCGGCGACGATCGGGAAACGGCGGGTCAGGTGTCGGTCATGCTGGCGGCGGCATACCGGACCTTGGGCCGAAACCAGGACGCCATCGACGCCATGGCCGTGGCCACCCTGCCCACCGGGCCGATGACCGACCTCGCACGGCTGCGCCAGGCGGCGGACAGCGGCGACACGGACGCGGCCATCGCCGCCGCCGACGCCCTGATCGCCTTGCCGCGTCGCCAGGATCTCCCAGACAGTCTGCGCGCCTATGCCCTGGCCGAGCGGGCCAGGATGCTGACGCGACGGGCCCGGCAAGGGTCCGGGCCGGGGGCGTCGCCCGATCTCGCCGAGGCCGAACGATCCTTGCGCTCAGCCCTCGCTGCCGGGCTGGCCGCCGACACGCCCTTGATGAACGTCAGCCTCCAGGAGGCGCTGGGGATGACCCTGTTGGCGGGCGCAGGCGAAAGCCCGACATCGGCCTCGACCCTGGAGGGCCTCGACCTGCTGAAGACGGTGGCCGAACGGCGCGAGCAGTTGCTGGGGATCGACAACCCGGCGGCGGTGGGCTCGCGGGTCGACTATGCGGTCTGGCTCTCGGTGGCGAACCAGGGAGATCAGGCCCTGAAGATCATGGACGCCATGGCCGCAAGGGCCGACGCGGCACCCGGTTTGATGTCTCGCGAACGTCGCGGCATCCTCGACGTGTCGCGTGCCTCGATCATGATGAGGGATCTGAGGCTGGGCGACAGCTATCTGACGCTGCGCGCCGCGGGGCTCAATCTGCAGGCCTATGCGCTTGCACCCGAACGCCGCGACGATGCGCGCGAGACCCTGGCCGGCCAGTCCAGCATATACCGGACGCAGGTACTGTTGGGCTTTCTGACGGCACGAGAGCTGGCCTCCCAATCGGCCCGGAAACGCTGAAGTCGCACCACAGATCGGTTCGGCTCAGTGGTCGGCCCCGTGATCGGGAATGCAGAGAATGTTGCCGCACGCCTTGCAGTGGACGGCGTCGGGGTCGTGTTTGGTCAGGCCGCAATCCTCGCACGGATAGGTGACCTTGTGCGGCCGGAACAGGGTCTGGCCAAGGCGCAGGAACAGGGTGATCCCCACCAGCATGATGGCGATGGACAGCAGCCGTCCCCACGGCCCCGGCAGGGTGACGTCGCCGAACCCGGTCGTGGTCAGGGTCGCCACGGTGAAATACAGGGCGTCGATATAACCGACCAGGCCGGGATGCCCGCCGCGGAAGCTGGTGTAGACGAACCCCGTCGCCACGAAGATGAAGGTTACCAGGGCGGCCAGGGCGCGGGTCACCGCCTCCACCTTGGTGTTGTCGAACCGGTGGCCGACCGTGCGCCAGAACAGGTCGGAATTCAGCAGGGTCCAGAGCCTGAGAATCCTCAGGAAGCCAAAATTGAGCGCCCAGGCCGGGAACAGCAGGGTGGCCAGCACCACGATGTCGATCCAGTTGATCGGCCGTTTGAACCAGTCCTTCCAGTCCGAATAGGCCGCGATCCGCGCCACCAGATCGGCGGCCAGCAAGGCGGCGATGGCATAGTCGATGATATAGAAGCTGCGCCCCTGCTCCTTCAGGAGCGGGGCGGCGATGAAGAAGGCGATGATGGCGAAGTCGATCACGACGACGGTCAGCCGGAACCGCACGGCCAGGGGCGACGCGCCGTGGTAGAGGTAACGCAGCCGCGCGCGCAGTTCGAGGCCGTGACGCTTCATGGTCCGGGGCGGCGGGGTTCTGGCGGGGGCCTTCATCACGGCCATCGTTAGACGTTGGGAACCGGGCGCGCCATGCGTATATGGTCGCCATGATGTCCCGCCCTTTCGTCAAGATGAACGGCGCCGGCAACGACTTCGTCGTGGTCAATGCGCTGGATCGGCCGTTCACGCCGACGACCGAACAGGTGCGCGCTCTGGGCGACCGCAAGACCGGCGAGGGTTTCGACCAACTGATCTCCATAGAACCGTCGGAAACAGGCGACGCCTTCATGCGGGTGTGGAACAGCGACGGGGCCATGGTGGAGAACTGTGGCAACGCCCTGCGCTGCGTCGGCTGGATGCTGCTGGAGGCGGGATCAGGCGAGCGGGTCGCGATCGACACCCTGGGCGGCATGACCACGGCCAGCCGGGCGGGCGACCACCGCGTCACCGTCGACATGGGCAAGCCCCGGCTGGACTGGTCGGAGATTCCGCTGTCCGAAGAGATGGACACCCGCAACATCGAGCTTCAGGTCGGGCCGATCGACGCGCCGCTGTTGCATACGCCGGGCGCGGTCTCGATGGGCAATCCGCACGTGGTCTTCTTCGTGGACCAGACGCCGGACGATGCCTTCGTGCGCGGGTCGGGGTCGCTGGTCGAGCATCACCCCCTGTTCCCGGAAGGGGTCAATGTCGGCTTCGCCCATGTTCTGGCACCCGACCACATCCGCCTGCGGGTGTGGGAGCGGGGCGCAGGCCTGACGCGGGCCTGCGGTACCGGGGCCTGCGCCGCCCTGGTGGTCTGCGCACGACGCGGGCTGACGGGCCGGAGTGCGCGGATCGACGTCGATGGCGGCGAACTCCACATCCGCTGGGACGAGGCCACCGACCACGTCTTCATGACCGGCCCGGTCGAGATCGAGCGCACGGGCACGCTGCCCTTCTGAACAGGCCGCGCCGATCGCATCGTCTGCGGGCTTTTCGCCGCGCCGTTTCGCCTGCTAAGCCTGACCCAGCGCGCCCGCAGACGGCGCGGGGGAGACGATGCGCATGACGACCGCCGACACCGCCACGACCGAAGCCGCCAAGGACGGTCCGAGCCTTAAGACCGTGGTGATCGCCTCGGCGGCGGGGACGGCGTTCGAATGGTACGACTTCTTCGTCTTCGGATCCCTGGCGACCATCGTGGCGCGGCATTTCTTCGCCGATGCGGGCGAGACGGTCGCCTATATCCTGGCGCTGCTGACGTTCGGCCTCGGCTTCGTGGTGCGGCCGGCCGGAGCTCTGGTGTTCGGCTGGTTCGGGGACCGGACGGGGCGCAAGACGACCTTTCTGGTGACCATCACCCTGATGGGCGTCGCCACCGTGGCCATCGGCCTGCTGCCCGACTACGGCCAGATCGGCATCCTCGCGCCCATCCTGTTGCTGGTCATGCGGATGCTCCAGGGCTTCGCCCTGGGCGGCGAGTACGGCGGGGCGGCCATCTATGTCGCCGAACATTCGCCGCGTGAAAAGCGCGGCCTGCTGACGGGCTGGATCCAGACCACGGCGGCCCTGGGGCTGATCGGCGCCCTGTCGGCCATATTGATCACCCGGGCCATCGTCGGCGTGGAGGCGTTCGACGAATGGGGCTGGCGCATCCCCTTCCTGCTGTCGGCCTTCCTGCTGGCCGTGTCGCTGTGGATCCGGCTGAAGCTGCACGAGAGCCCGGCCTATCAGCGGATGGAGGCCGAGGGTGGTGAGCGGCGCGCGCCGTTCCGCGAGGCCTTCGGCACCTGGAAGAACGGCAAATTCGTCCTCATCGCCCTGTTCGGCATCATGATCGCGCAAGGGGCGGTCTGGTACTGCGGCTATTTCTACACCCGGTTCTTCATGGAGCGGGTGCTCAAGATCGACGTCGCCATCGTGGATCAGCTGGTGCTGATGATCACCGTCGCCTCGGCCCTGCTGTACGTCTTCTTCGGCTGGCTGTCGGACAAGGTGGGGCGCAAGCCGGTGATGATCGGCGGCATGATCCTGGCGCTCGTCGCCTTCTTTCCCGGCTTCCAGGCCCTGACCAAGGCGGCCAACCCGGCCCTGGCCCAGGCCCAGGCGTCCTCGCCCGTGACGGTGACGGCCGATCCGGCGACCTGTGCGCTGCAGTTCGATCCGGTCGGCAAGACCAGCTTCGCCTCCAGCTGCGACATCGCCAAGAGCGTGCTGTCCAACGCCGGGGTCTCTTACGCCAATGTCGGGGCCCCGGCCGGCACGGTCGCCAGCGTCCGCGTCGGTTCGACCGAAATCGCCTCCATCGACGGGCTGGCGATGTCGAAGGCCGATCTGAAGACCGCCCGCGCGGGCGTCGAGACCCAGGTCAAGGCCGCCCTGGTCCAGGCCGGCTATCCGACCAAGGCCGATCCGGCGCAGATCAACCGGCCGCTGGTCTTCGCCATCCTGATGATCTTCATCGTCGCGGCCTGCGCCCTGTACGGCCCCCAGGCTGCGGCCCTGGTCGAGCTGTTCCCCACGCGGGTGCGCTATACGGGCATGAGCCTGCCCTACAACGTCGGCACCGGCTGGATCGGAGGGCTGCTACCGGCCGCCAGTTTCGCGCTCGTGGCCTGGTCAGGGAACATCTATTTCGGGCTCTGGTATTCGGTCTTCTTCACGGCCGTGGCCGTCCTGGTCGCCATCTTCTTCCTGCCGGAGACCAAGGGGCGGGACCTGGATACGGTCGGGGACTGATCCCTCACCGCCCCACCACATGCAGGGCCTGGCCGTTGGCCCTCAGCCAGGCGCGAAAGGGCCGGTGATCTCCGACCAGGCGGTGGACGACCGACCAGTAGGCTGGGCTGTGGTCGGCGTGGACCAGATGGGCGACCTCGTGGGCGGCCAGGTAGTCGAGCACGGCAGGCGGGGCCAG
Encoded proteins:
- a CDS encoding YebC/PmpR family DNA-binding transcriptional regulator — translated: MAGHSKFKNIMHRKGRADAVRSKLFSKLSRDITVAAKSGMPDPALNPRLRLAVNNAKAESLPKDVIQRAINKAAGGDVDTMEEVRYEGRGPGGVGIIVEALTDNRNRANSNIGTAFKKNGGALGEMNSVAFMWDKVGQIIYRAEAGTEDAVMEAAIEAGAQDVESDLVKPDIYEDAPGHTIWTAFEDLNEVAEAMSKILGDAKSTAIVWKPQSEVPITGEHVTTLMKLLDALDAEDDVQNVYSNESISDEDLAKLG
- a CDS encoding hemerythrin domain-containing protein — its product is MDITQLILDDHAEQRRLFAILEQIDATDVDALTKVWGRLSAFLDVHAEAEERFFYPELLKRGEGANDAEDGTVEGETEDAIEDHNKLRDAVAAANRLPVGSGAWIEAVGKANVVNSKHMGEEERQGLTDFRRRAPIAVRHELAVKFAAFEADHLLGIKPVNKDPEAYIEKHG
- a CDS encoding potassium channel family protein, whose translation is MKAPARTPPPRTMKRHGLELRARLRYLYHGASPLAVRFRLTVVVIDFAIIAFFIAAPLLKEQGRSFYIIDYAIAALLAADLVARIAAYSDWKDWFKRPINWIDIVVLATLLFPAWALNFGFLRILRLWTLLNSDLFWRTVGHRFDNTKVEAVTRALAALVTFIFVATGFVYTSFRGGHPGLVGYIDALYFTVATLTTTGFGDVTLPGPWGRLLSIAIMLVGITLFLRLGQTLFRPHKVTYPCEDCGLTKHDPDAVHCKACGNILCIPDHGADH
- the dapF gene encoding diaminopimelate epimerase; this encodes MSRPFVKMNGAGNDFVVVNALDRPFTPTTEQVRALGDRKTGEGFDQLISIEPSETGDAFMRVWNSDGAMVENCGNALRCVGWMLLEAGSGERVAIDTLGGMTTASRAGDHRVTVDMGKPRLDWSEIPLSEEMDTRNIELQVGPIDAPLLHTPGAVSMGNPHVVFFVDQTPDDAFVRGSGSLVEHHPLFPEGVNVGFAHVLAPDHIRLRVWERGAGLTRACGTGACAALVVCARRGLTGRSARIDVDGGELHIRWDEATDHVFMTGPVEIERTGTLPF
- a CDS encoding MFS transporter, whose amino-acid sequence is MTTADTATTEAAKDGPSLKTVVIASAAGTAFEWYDFFVFGSLATIVARHFFADAGETVAYILALLTFGLGFVVRPAGALVFGWFGDRTGRKTTFLVTITLMGVATVAIGLLPDYGQIGILAPILLLVMRMLQGFALGGEYGGAAIYVAEHSPREKRGLLTGWIQTTAALGLIGALSAILITRAIVGVEAFDEWGWRIPFLLSAFLLAVSLWIRLKLHESPAYQRMEAEGGERRAPFREAFGTWKNGKFVLIALFGIMIAQGAVWYCGYFYTRFFMERVLKIDVAIVDQLVLMITVASALLYVFFGWLSDKVGRKPVMIGGMILALVAFFPGFQALTKAANPALAQAQASSPVTVTADPATCALQFDPVGKTSFASSCDIAKSVLSNAGVSYANVGAPAGTVASVRVGSTEIASIDGLAMSKADLKTARAGVETQVKAALVQAGYPTKADPAQINRPLVFAILMIFIVAACALYGPQAAALVELFPTRVRYTGMSLPYNVGTGWIGGLLPAASFALVAWSGNIYFGLWYSVFFTAVAVLVAIFFLPETKGRDLDTVGD